One Microvirgula aerodenitrificans DSM 15089 DNA segment encodes these proteins:
- a CDS encoding HlyD family type I secretion periplasmic adaptor subunit, with the protein MKSLKKKFEIMDAEATRPASEGEASPVDINSHRAVRWGLGVLILGFGGFMLWAMLAPLDAGVTSPGSVKVASNRKTIQHLTGGTVDAILVREGQAVKKNQVLVKLNPTQSGSQLGMAEAQFISAKAVESRLVAERDGKTNLEPIPELKSFGDDLRVKEAIALQTRLFTTRRSSLDSEIRILEENLAAALEQLHGQEQVRKSRQQQLGFLNEELKGVREMAREGYVPRNRMLGLERDALQINGSLAEDLANIGRTHNQIAELKLRILQRRQEYQKEVQSLLTDVQKDANAQADRLSALRYEFENTQIKSPIDGIVVGLNVHTVGGVIQPGFHIMDVVPRNEPMVVEAQVAPQLIDKVHPGLPVELSFPAFSHAKTPNVPGVVDTVSADRLVDERTNMPYYLVQVKVTDKGLVMLGQNQIRPGMPASVVVKTGERTMLNYLIKPLLDRVDGAFKEQ; encoded by the coding sequence ATGAAAAGTCTGAAGAAAAAATTTGAAATCATGGATGCCGAGGCGACCCGCCCGGCATCCGAGGGTGAAGCGTCGCCCGTGGATATCAACTCTCATCGTGCAGTGCGTTGGGGGCTGGGTGTGCTGATCCTGGGCTTTGGAGGCTTTATGTTATGGGCCATGCTGGCACCGCTCGATGCCGGGGTGACCTCACCGGGGTCGGTCAAGGTCGCCAGTAACCGCAAGACCATCCAGCATCTGACCGGTGGCACGGTGGATGCGATTCTGGTGCGCGAAGGCCAGGCGGTGAAAAAAAACCAGGTATTGGTCAAGCTGAACCCGACCCAGTCTGGCTCACAGCTGGGTATGGCCGAGGCGCAGTTCATTTCAGCCAAGGCGGTGGAAAGTCGTCTGGTGGCCGAGCGTGATGGCAAGACCAATCTGGAACCGATACCGGAGCTGAAAAGTTTTGGGGACGACCTGCGGGTGAAGGAAGCGATCGCGCTGCAGACCCGCCTGTTCACGACTCGACGTTCGTCGCTGGACAGCGAAATCCGCATTCTGGAAGAAAACCTGGCTGCTGCGCTTGAGCAACTGCATGGGCAGGAACAGGTCCGGAAGTCCCGCCAGCAGCAACTGGGTTTTCTGAACGAGGAACTGAAGGGCGTGCGCGAGATGGCCCGGGAAGGCTATGTGCCGCGCAACCGCATGCTGGGCCTGGAGCGCGATGCGCTGCAGATCAACGGCTCGCTGGCGGAGGATCTGGCCAATATCGGTCGCACCCATAACCAGATTGCTGAGCTCAAGCTCCGCATTCTCCAGCGCCGGCAGGAGTATCAAAAAGAAGTTCAGTCGTTGCTGACTGACGTGCAGAAGGATGCCAATGCCCAGGCTGATCGCCTGAGTGCACTGCGCTACGAATTCGAAAATACGCAGATCAAGTCGCCTATTGACGGCATCGTGGTCGGGCTGAATGTGCATACCGTTGGCGGGGTTATCCAGCCGGGCTTCCACATCATGGATGTGGTGCCGCGCAATGAGCCGATGGTGGTCGAGGCACAGGTGGCGCCGCAACTGATCGACAAGGTGCATCCGGGGCTGCCGGTCGAACTGTCGTTCCCGGCCTTCAGCCATGCCAAGACACCGAATGTTCCGGGTGTGGTCGACACGGTGTCCGCTGACCGCCTGGTCGATGAACGTACCAATATGCCGTATTACCTGGTGCAGGTAAAAGTGACCGACAAGGGACTGGTCATGCTTGGCCAGAACCAGATCCGTCCGGGGATGCCGGCGTCGGTGGTAGTCAAAACGGGCGAACGCACAATGCTCAACTACCTGATCAAACCTTTGCTGGATCGCGTCGATGGCGCGTTCAAGGAGCAATGA
- a CDS encoding TolC family outer membrane protein has protein sequence MKRTFIATFVALACAAPAVQAIGLFDAYHAARESDPTWRAALKENEAGQENRNLGRAGLLPQISASGYKYKVTGDRKQPYLGRTFTEDLDYTSKSASVQLSQPLFNMQRLAEYRQGNARAEYSDAVLDQKLQDLAVRLSGAYMDVLLARDSIDLAEAKLKAISEQLAAAKRMYELGDGTVTDVDEATARRDIADAQRIEAEDRLQVSLKTLQELIGETPRSLAVLSGDAFVLPTMQDSAAMWTERALANNPEIRAQRKAVEISDREIDRSKAGHYPTVDLVGSFSKADSDSVTTVNQRTTSRSIGVQVNIPLFSGGYTSALTRQAAANRDKAKEDLEAAISKIRTEVVRQYTGTTTGASKVRALDLAVKSSERSLKSTLMGFKAGLRTNADILNAQEQLYQSRRDLAEAKYIYLISRVRLKAAAGELSEADIIEVDRYFSAEAAF, from the coding sequence GTGAAACGGACTTTCATTGCCACCTTTGTGGCGCTAGCCTGCGCCGCACCGGCCGTCCAGGCGATCGGCCTGTTTGACGCCTACCACGCTGCGCGCGAGAGCGATCCGACCTGGCGTGCTGCGTTGAAGGAAAACGAGGCTGGACAGGAAAACCGCAACCTCGGACGCGCCGGCCTGCTGCCGCAGATCAGCGCCAGCGGCTACAAGTACAAGGTGACCGGGGATCGCAAGCAGCCCTACCTGGGCCGGACGTTTACCGAGGATCTTGACTATACGAGCAAGAGCGCCAGCGTGCAGCTTAGCCAGCCACTATTCAATATGCAGCGCCTGGCCGAGTACCGGCAGGGTAATGCGCGCGCTGAATACAGCGATGCGGTGCTGGACCAGAAACTGCAGGATCTGGCTGTGCGCCTGTCAGGCGCTTACATGGACGTCTTGCTGGCGCGCGACTCGATCGACCTGGCCGAGGCCAAGCTCAAGGCCATCAGCGAACAGCTGGCGGCGGCCAAGCGCATGTACGAACTCGGAGACGGAACGGTAACGGACGTGGACGAAGCGACTGCGCGGCGCGATATCGCCGACGCCCAGCGCATTGAGGCCGAGGACCGGCTGCAGGTCTCGCTGAAGACGCTGCAGGAACTGATTGGCGAAACGCCGCGCTCGCTGGCAGTACTCAGCGGCGATGCATTCGTGCTGCCGACGATGCAGGATTCGGCTGCCATGTGGACCGAACGCGCACTGGCCAACAACCCGGAAATCCGTGCCCAGCGCAAGGCGGTCGAAATATCTGACCGTGAAATTGATCGCAGCAAGGCCGGGCACTATCCGACTGTGGATCTGGTTGGTTCGTTCTCCAAGGCCGACAGTGATTCGGTGACGACGGTCAACCAGCGGACGACCAGCAGAAGCATCGGTGTACAGGTCAATATTCCACTGTTCTCTGGTGGCTATACATCGGCACTGACCCGCCAGGCGGCCGCCAATCGGGACAAGGCGAAAGAGGATCTGGAGGCGGCGATCAGCAAGATCCGCACCGAGGTGGTTCGCCAGTATACGGGCACTACCACTGGCGCCAGCAAGGTGCGGGCGCTGGATCTGGCGGTCAAGTCCAGTGAGCGCTCGCTGAAATCCACGCTGATGGGATTCAAGGCCGGTTTGCGCACCAATGCCGACATCCTCAATGCGCAGGAGCAACTTTATCAGTCGCGCCGCGACCTGGCCGAGGCCAAGTACATCTACCTGATCAGCCGCGTGCGTCTGAAAGCGGCAGCTGGCGAGCTCAGCGAGGCGGATATCATCGAGGTTGACCGCTATTTCAGTGCGGAAGCAGCGTTCTGA
- a CDS encoding DUF4214 domain-containing protein, whose translation MTDIPQLSPSSPLNMICLVRSRYADGSTYFGTGVFVGPNDVLTASHMVYAPELGAAVEVTAYAGYGYSDEGTPYKVSNFNYYRVGEGDGMIAYSDVHSDVALLTTSGKTGSWFGMSNQYDSYSSALSVKQSGYDSVLASMYWDHYVQGLSSGWVTRLSDSVWDTSLLSIHSGDSGSPVWIDSASGPLVIGVVSTQDWAAALDTAMLNTLRGWIAANDTGGASGSYAGTAAADFIFEAALPVVTSSGEKPGWLYCAVDGGGGIDSLIADGASNGYSLSRVAPDGATLYNNGEQIFYSLASVERVSFTDSRALALDDTATDLFRLYQAAFDRGPDEAGVGYWLQQRDHGLSAGDVANSFVASGEFQTMYGAAADNATFLNLVYAHVLGRAPDQAGMDWWINEMSSHPLTQPQVLLSFADSAENISLTASQTAGGVWYVPFSA comes from the coding sequence GTGACCGATATACCCCAGCTTTCCCCCAGCTCTCCGCTCAACATGATCTGCCTGGTGCGGTCGCGTTATGCTGATGGTTCGACCTACTTCGGCACGGGGGTATTCGTCGGTCCCAATGATGTGCTGACCGCATCGCACATGGTGTACGCGCCCGAACTCGGCGCTGCTGTCGAGGTGACGGCTTATGCCGGATATGGCTACTCCGATGAAGGCACGCCGTACAAGGTCAGTAACTTCAACTATTACCGGGTCGGAGAGGGCGACGGCATGATCGCTTACTCCGATGTGCACAGCGATGTGGCCTTGCTGACGACTTCCGGCAAGACCGGATCGTGGTTCGGCATGTCCAATCAGTACGACAGCTACAGCTCCGCGTTGTCGGTGAAACAGTCCGGTTACGACAGCGTACTGGCCAGCATGTACTGGGACCACTATGTCCAGGGGTTGAGTTCCGGCTGGGTGACCAGGCTGTCCGACAGCGTGTGGGATACCAGCCTGCTGAGCATCCATTCCGGCGACAGTGGCTCGCCGGTCTGGATCGACTCTGCCAGTGGTCCCCTGGTGATCGGTGTGGTGTCGACGCAGGACTGGGCTGCCGCGCTGGATACTGCCATGCTCAACACGCTGCGGGGCTGGATTGCAGCCAATGACACGGGGGGCGCCTCGGGAAGCTATGCCGGCACAGCGGCAGCGGACTTCATTTTCGAAGCTGCGCTGCCCGTCGTGACGAGCTCCGGGGAGAAGCCCGGCTGGCTGTATTGCGCAGTGGATGGCGGTGGCGGCATCGATTCCCTGATAGCCGACGGCGCCAGTAATGGTTACTCCCTGTCCCGTGTGGCACCAGATGGCGCGACCTTGTACAACAACGGAGAGCAGATATTTTATTCGCTGGCGTCGGTGGAGCGGGTCAGCTTTACAGATTCACGTGCCCTGGCGCTGGACGATACGGCAACGGATCTGTTTCGGCTGTATCAGGCTGCATTTGATCGTGGACCGGACGAAGCCGGGGTGGGCTACTGGTTGCAGCAGCGGGACCATGGCCTGAGTGCCGGTGATGTGGCGAACAGCTTCGTGGCAAGTGGTGAGTTCCAGACCATGTACGGGGCAGCGGCTGATAATGCCACATTCCTGAACCTGGTTTATGCGCATGTTCTGGGTCGTGCACCGGACCAGGCGGGTATGGACTGGTGGATTAACGAGATGAGCAGTCATCCACTGACGCAGCCACAGGTCTTGCTGAGTTTTGCCGATAGCGCGGAGAATATTTCCCTGACCGCCTCGCAGACTGCAGGCGGGGTCTGGTATGTGCCGTTTTCTGCCTGA
- a CDS encoding iron transporter yields the protein MKVKALLGLSLVALALQASAAEYPIGKPTIKGGMEIAAVYLQPVKMDPDGMMLDAAKSDIHLEADIHAAKANPTGFGEGEWMPYLVVKYELQKVGSTKVQKGDLMPMVASDGPHYGDNIKLEGAGKYKLKYTILPPSANQHAHFGRHVDKETGVGPWFKPIELNYEFAYAGTGKKGGY from the coding sequence ATGAAAGTGAAAGCGCTGCTGGGGCTCAGCCTCGTTGCCCTCGCACTGCAAGCCAGTGCTGCGGAATACCCGATCGGCAAGCCGACCATCAAGGGCGGTATGGAGATCGCCGCCGTTTACCTGCAACCGGTGAAGATGGATCCGGACGGCATGATGCTGGACGCCGCCAAGAGCGACATCCACCTCGAAGCCGACATCCACGCCGCCAAGGCCAATCCGACCGGTTTCGGCGAAGGCGAATGGATGCCGTACCTGGTGGTCAAGTACGAACTGCAGAAGGTCGGCAGCACCAAGGTGCAAAAGGGCGACCTGATGCCGATGGTTGCGTCGGACGGCCCGCACTACGGCGACAACATCAAGCTCGAAGGCGCTGGCAAGTACAAGCTCAAGTACACCATCCTGCCGCCGAGCGCGAACCAGCATGCTCACTTCGGTCGTCACGTCGACAAGGAAACCGGCGTGGGCCCGTGGTTCAAGCCGATCGAACTCAATTATGAATTCGCCTACGCCGGTACCGGCAAGAAGGGCGGCTACTAA
- a CDS encoding type I secretion system permease/ATPase, translated as MSKRTELGAVLYDFRRTFYALGAFSFVINLLMLMPSIYMLQVYDRVLASQNETTLLMLTLMTLGLFALMEALEYTRSAVLIRVGNQLDMRLNNRVFTAAFEKNLRRAGGNPGQTIHDLTSVRQFLTGNGLFAFFDAPWTPIYLAVCFMFHPMLGLIVLFGAVVLFCLAWVTEVATRKPLAEANQASIASGAFANNNLRNAEVIEAMGMLPAIRGKWFVHHSRILAMQTLASDRAAKINTITKFIRISLQSLILGAGALLVIEGKLTPGMMIACSILMGRALQPVELAIGTWKQLIGARAAYARLDELLTEHPPRGSSMSLPVPQGQVVVENVIAAPPGAQAPVLRGLGFAMNPGDVVGIVGPSASGKSTLARLLVGVWPAQSGKVRLDGADIFLWNKDELGPHIGYLPQDIELFEGTIAENIARFGEIDSGMVIAAAQLAGVHDMILRFPQGYDTRLGADGSLLSGGQKQRIGLARALYGEPALIVLDEPNSNLDDMGEAALVRAVLGMKQRGKTVVLITHRTSIINAVDKLMVLRDGTMQMYGPRDQVLQALMQAQQPAVPAPQQAPVSTDVA; from the coding sequence TTGTCAAAGCGCACTGAACTGGGTGCGGTGCTTTACGACTTTCGCCGGACTTTCTATGCGCTGGGCGCGTTCAGCTTCGTCATCAACCTGCTGATGCTGATGCCGTCGATCTACATGCTGCAGGTGTACGACCGGGTGCTGGCCAGCCAGAACGAAACCACGCTGCTGATGCTGACACTGATGACGCTGGGGTTGTTCGCGCTGATGGAGGCACTTGAATACACACGTTCAGCGGTGCTGATCCGCGTTGGCAATCAGTTGGATATGCGGCTCAATAACCGGGTATTCACTGCTGCATTCGAGAAGAACCTGCGCCGCGCCGGCGGCAACCCTGGGCAGACTATCCATGACCTGACCAGCGTGCGCCAGTTCCTGACCGGCAATGGCCTGTTCGCCTTCTTCGATGCGCCGTGGACACCGATTTATCTGGCTGTGTGCTTCATGTTCCACCCGATGCTGGGCCTGATCGTGCTGTTTGGCGCCGTGGTGCTGTTTTGCCTCGCCTGGGTGACCGAGGTCGCCACGCGCAAGCCGCTGGCCGAGGCCAATCAGGCATCGATTGCCTCTGGTGCTTTCGCCAACAACAATCTGCGCAATGCCGAGGTGATCGAAGCGATGGGCATGCTGCCTGCAATCCGAGGCAAATGGTTCGTCCATCACAGCCGCATCCTCGCGATGCAGACGCTGGCTTCGGACCGGGCGGCCAAGATCAACACCATCACCAAATTCATCCGTATTTCGCTGCAATCACTGATCCTGGGCGCCGGTGCACTGCTGGTGATCGAAGGCAAGCTGACCCCGGGGATGATGATTGCCTGCTCGATCCTGATGGGGCGCGCGCTGCAGCCGGTCGAACTGGCCATTGGTACCTGGAAGCAACTGATCGGTGCCCGTGCCGCCTATGCGCGGCTGGACGAGCTGTTGACCGAGCACCCGCCACGCGGCAGCTCGATGAGCCTGCCGGTGCCGCAAGGGCAGGTGGTGGTGGAAAATGTGATTGCCGCGCCTCCGGGCGCCCAGGCACCGGTTCTGCGCGGGTTGGGTTTTGCGATGAATCCGGGAGACGTGGTCGGTATTGTCGGCCCGTCGGCTTCCGGCAAGTCGACGCTGGCCCGTCTGCTGGTGGGCGTCTGGCCGGCCCAGTCAGGCAAGGTCCGGCTCGACGGCGCCGACATTTTTCTGTGGAACAAGGACGAATTGGGGCCTCACATCGGCTACCTGCCGCAGGATATCGAACTGTTCGAGGGCACGATTGCCGAGAATATCGCGCGTTTTGGCGAAATCGACAGCGGTATGGTCATTGCTGCGGCACAACTGGCCGGTGTGCACGACATGATCCTGCGTTTTCCGCAGGGTTACGATACCCGGCTCGGTGCTGACGGCAGCCTGCTGTCAGGCGGGCAGAAGCAGCGTATCGGTCTGGCCCGCGCCCTGTATGGCGAGCCGGCCCTGATCGTGCTCGACGAACCGAACTCCAATCTTGACGACATGGGCGAGGCCGCGCTTGTTCGGGCCGTTCTAGGCATGAAGCAGCGCGGCAAGACCGTGGTGCTGATTACTCACCGCACCAGCATCATCAACGCTGTCGACAAGCTGATGGTACTGCGCGACGGCACGATGCAGATGTACGGGCCACGCGACCAGGTGCTGCAGGCTCTGATGCAGGCCCAGCAGCCGGCCGTGCCTGCTCCGCAGCAGGCCCCCGTTTCCACTGATGTCGCTTGA
- a CDS encoding Crp/Fnr family transcriptional regulator, giving the protein MIIEKGAKTHAVSGVHMPGGVSKCGDLCAGPSMLQQVPLFAVLSDVELERLLKWVAIRAFSKGEVIVGQAPVRDELYFLLHGQLQVLGRLEDGRDFSLGTVVPGGFFGELGVIDALPPSVAVVALKPSRVGVLPGEQARELFCQVPAVAELMLRHLTRMLRQSNAFRVLLGMPNAPQRVYGFLCMLRQPQAGGVQVIETMPSQQDVANMINTSRESVSRTLSDLLRRGVLEKGGGKYIVRQPDVLEALAHGMPVRALRVEMAA; this is encoded by the coding sequence ATGATCATCGAGAAGGGGGCGAAAACCCATGCTGTCAGCGGAGTGCACATGCCGGGAGGCGTGAGCAAGTGCGGAGATTTGTGCGCCGGCCCGTCCATGCTGCAACAGGTGCCGCTGTTTGCCGTGCTGTCGGACGTTGAGCTGGAGCGCCTGCTGAAGTGGGTGGCGATACGTGCCTTCTCCAAAGGCGAGGTCATTGTTGGCCAGGCCCCAGTCCGTGACGAGTTGTACTTTTTGCTGCACGGGCAGTTGCAGGTGCTTGGCCGGCTTGAGGACGGACGCGATTTCAGCCTCGGCACCGTGGTGCCCGGAGGCTTTTTTGGCGAGCTTGGCGTGATTGATGCACTGCCGCCATCCGTGGCGGTGGTGGCGCTGAAGCCATCGCGAGTTGGCGTGTTGCCGGGCGAGCAGGCGCGCGAGTTGTTCTGCCAGGTGCCGGCTGTGGCCGAGCTGATGCTCCGGCACCTGACCCGGATGCTGCGGCAGTCGAATGCGTTCCGCGTTTTGCTTGGCATGCCCAATGCCCCGCAGCGGGTTTACGGTTTTCTGTGCATGCTGCGCCAGCCACAGGCTGGCGGCGTTCAGGTTATCGAGACCATGCCGAGTCAGCAGGATGTCGCCAACATGATCAATACCAGCCGGGAATCGGTGTCGCGGACGCTCAGTGACCTGCTCCGGCGCGGCGTGCTGGAGAAGGGGGGCGGCAAGTACATTGTGCGTCAGCCTGATGTGCTTGAGGCACTGGCTCATGGCATGCCGGTGCGAGCGCTTCGGGTGGAAATGGCAGCATGA
- a CDS encoding glycosyltransferase family 4 protein, which yields MRILHFFKTYYPDSFGGVEQVIYQLAEGGREFGLDAEVLSLSPRGAARDERVAGHVVHRARLDCYVASTGFSAAVFGRFAELARQADVVHYHFPWPFMDVVHFATRMKKPSVVTYHSDIVKQKTLLHLYRPLMNRFLSSVDRIVATSPNYLVTSPVLQRFADRVTVIPLGVDEGSQPVPDPARLAGWRQRLGEKFFLFVGAIRYYKGLHILLDALAGCDYPVAIVGGGPMETELRAQAQRLGLHNVHFLGPLPDEDKAALLVLCLGVVFPSHLRSEAFGVTLIEGAMHGKPLVSCEIGTGTSYINLDGETGLVVPPGNVQALRQALDRLWHEPALAAAMGARARQRYLGHFTARHMVERYAALYRDVSGK from the coding sequence TTGAGAATTCTTCACTTCTTCAAAACCTATTACCCCGACAGTTTTGGCGGGGTCGAACAGGTCATCTATCAGCTTGCCGAAGGAGGGCGCGAATTCGGCCTTGACGCCGAGGTGCTGTCCCTGAGTCCGCGCGGCGCGGCGCGCGACGAGCGTGTGGCTGGGCATGTTGTGCATCGCGCGAGGCTCGATTGCTATGTTGCCTCGACCGGCTTCTCCGCCGCGGTGTTCGGCCGGTTTGCCGAACTCGCACGTCAGGCCGATGTCGTTCACTACCATTTCCCGTGGCCGTTCATGGACGTCGTTCACTTCGCCACGCGGATGAAGAAACCGAGCGTCGTCACCTACCACTCGGACATCGTCAAGCAGAAGACCTTGCTGCACCTGTATCGACCGTTGATGAACCGCTTCCTGTCCAGTGTGGACCGGATCGTTGCCACCTCGCCGAATTACCTGGTCACCAGCCCGGTGCTCCAGCGCTTTGCCGACCGGGTGACAGTGATTCCTCTCGGGGTCGACGAGGGTAGTCAGCCGGTGCCAGATCCGGCCCGGCTGGCCGGATGGCGACAACGGCTGGGCGAAAAGTTCTTCCTGTTCGTTGGTGCCATCCGTTACTACAAGGGTCTGCACATCCTGCTTGACGCGCTGGCAGGCTGCGATTATCCGGTTGCGATTGTCGGGGGCGGACCAATGGAGACCGAACTCCGCGCGCAGGCGCAGCGCCTGGGGCTGCACAACGTGCATTTCCTCGGACCGCTGCCGGATGAAGACAAGGCCGCGTTGCTGGTGCTCTGCCTCGGTGTGGTGTTCCCGTCACACCTGCGTTCCGAGGCGTTCGGCGTGACGCTGATCGAAGGCGCCATGCACGGCAAGCCTCTTGTGTCCTGTGAGATCGGTACCGGCACCAGCTATATCAATCTGGATGGGGAGACTGGCCTGGTAGTTCCACCAGGCAATGTACAAGCCCTGCGCCAGGCGCTGGACCGCCTGTGGCATGAACCGGCGCTGGCGGCCGCGATGGGCGCGCGCGCACGGCAACGCTATCTCGGGCATTTCACTGCGCGGCATATGGTCGAGCGGTACGCTGCGCTGTATCGCGATGTCTCAGGCAAATAA
- a CDS encoding cupredoxin domain-containing protein, with product MRLPAALCLLMFGGLAFADDMPTFRVELKDGTLTPTRIVAPAKTKFRIEVINTGKTPAEFESLPLRKEKVLAPGVKSSVVVMGASPGEYPFFDDFHPQARGVIVVK from the coding sequence ATGCGTTTACCTGCAGCCCTGTGCCTGCTCATGTTCGGCGGTCTGGCCTTCGCCGACGACATGCCGACTTTTCGCGTCGAGCTGAAGGACGGCACGCTGACGCCGACACGCATCGTCGCGCCGGCCAAGACCAAGTTCCGCATCGAAGTCATCAATACCGGCAAGACCCCGGCCGAATTCGAGAGCCTGCCGCTGCGCAAGGAAAAGGTGCTGGCACCCGGCGTCAAGTCGTCGGTGGTGGTGATGGGCGCCTCGCCGGGCGAATACCCGTTTTTTGACGATTTCCACCCGCAGGCGCGTGGCGTCAT